In the SAR86 cluster bacterium genome, TCATTGCAACAGTTTTCGAGAAGCAAAAAAAATTGCGCAAAGGCTATCTATGCAGCATAAAAGATCGTGGTATGTCAGTAGAATTGAGGGACAATGGTTAGTCCGATTACCTCCTTTAAAGTGGCAATGTGGTGGAGGACAATTTACCTTTCACTGTTTAAGTTGCAGTAATAAAGATCAACCAATTAATCAAGAACAGGTGATTTTAAAGGCCAGAGATGAAGGGGAAATTTTTAAATGTTACAAATGTGGGTCTAGTACTTATAGAATTTATGATAAAAAAAACAAGCTATATGATGAATATTATCCAGAATTAGAAGAGATGTGGAGAAGAGAAGATTACCCAGGAGAATACGACGACTACTGAAAGCTACTTCAACAATCTTTTAGTTTGCCTTCCAAAAATTTATTGTTTCACAATTATGATCACAATTTTCTCTGTTACAAGAATGGTTATTTCCCTAAATATATGTAAGGGGCCCAATAAAAAGGATCTTTATAAGACTCTCCAAAATCTCCGTTAATAAAGGCTTGAGACACCTGTTGCAAAGAATTGGTAATATTTGAATTATTGATACCTCTAAACAATTCGCTATTAAATTTTGAAGCTGAGAGAGATTCAATTTCCCACATTGTCGTATACACTCCTTTTGCACCGCCAAGAAAAAAGGCCTGTGCAATGCCAGAATAGGCTTCTTTATCTATATGAGACGAATCAAAAGTTTTGCAGGCTGATAGAGCAACTATAGATCCTGAAAAATTATTTTCTGAGATATCAGATATTTTTAGTATTCCTGATTCTTGATCATTAACTGGAGTTAAAACCAATCCAGGTTCCTCCGAAATAGAATTGCCGTATGGTAAAGAATGTGTTGCAAAATAAATTAAAGAATCAGAATGGAAATTTTTAAGACTTTGAAAATTTTTCTTAGTTGCATTCATGCCAAGCAAAATCATTTTTGAGTCAAATTCTGTGGATATTTCTATTATCTCTTCCTGTGTTTCTGGTAATGAAGCTAGCTGAGAAAGATCTGTGATATTTCTTGTCTTAAAGACTTCATTTTCTAATGCATCAAAAAATGGATCTCCTACACCAAGAAAATTAAGGGGACTGTTTTCACTTGTCAGATTTAGGAAAGAACTAAGAGAAGGTAAATAGCTGACTTCAAAATTCTCTGATAAATATTTATTCTTATAATTTAAAGCGTGAAAGGGAATATACTTCAAAATACCTTCAGAGATGATGTAGACCTTTTTAATTGAATCAAGTGAGCTAAGATCATAAATAACTTGAGAAAGATCATTGGCGTGTTTTCGATTTTGATTTATGTATTTAAAATTTGAAAATTCGTCATAAACTTTTAAAACCTCTGTATCCGATAATTCATAACTTCTTACTGTGACCATATCTCCATATATCCTAAAAACAATTCTTCTTTCACTGCTTTTGATAGAAAAATGATATTCGAGAACTTCATTTTGCTTAAGATTTTCTCTAATTCTGTCAATCAGCTTGTCATTACCAATAGTTTTTTGATCGGTAAATTTATCTAAGACGTCATTTAAATAATTTCGATTAGAGTCTTGTTCAAATCTTAAATTTCTAATTTCATTTTGGTCATAATCTTCCACTAATGTTAAGTAGTTATTGATTCTAAAATTTGAGGCAAATATTTTCTTAATTTTAGAAATAACACCACTTTCAAGCATCTCATCATTAATGTTTACCCTATTTAAGCTTAAAGACTTATCAAAGTCGTTTTTCTTCACCTTCATTATCATTTCTAAGGTAGATGCCGGAAAACTGAAAAAGTCATAATTTCCTGAATAATATTCATATTTATCATGAGCAACTATAGCGGCATGCAAAAGCATAAGCAGTTTGTCTTTAAGATAATGGCTCTCTATTGTCTGAAAAAAAGAATCTTTAGGCGATAACGTATAAATTATGCCAGCTGATCTTGCAAAAAAAGTATAGAACTCTAACAAAATTTTTGAGTGCTCTTTTTTTTGTTCATCATCATCAAAAAAAATATAACTATCTGAAATATGGTAAAGATTCATGAATTTCTGAATTGCGTCACATTCTCTAACTTGATTCTCAATTGAAGAGGTATTCTTAGAGAGACAGTCTATAATTTCTTCATTTGTAGGAAAAACAATCTCGGTATTTTTAAAAAAGTCAGTAGCAAATTTTTTGTTTTCTTCAAAATTTAAAGTCATTTCAGCGATCCTAAACAAAATTCCTTCATTTCCAATGTTATTAATATTAATTTCTTTTGGGAGATCAACTAGCATTGATTGGATCATTTTTGAAACTTGTTTCATCATTGTCTTGCATTCATCAGAACCATTTCTACATTCCTTCAAAAATAGATCATTTGAAGCTTGATGATCAATATTTACGTCAGAGCCTGACAAGATAAAGGTAACATCGGACTGTATTTGTTTAGATTCATCATCAGGGAGAGATCCCAATAGAGTGTAAGTATCCCCGTATGGATTAATCAACGTCTTATAAAAATTATCAAAATTAGTTTTGTAAATCTGATCATTTTCATATTTTGTAAAGATCCTATTTACATTTTCCATAGTTTTATATTTTGTAGGAAAACAGAAAGTATCAATAAAATTTCTCGTAATTGCATGAATCCTTTTATCATCTCTTAGCTTTGTAAAGGTTTCCTCATCACAGAGTTTATTTTTTTCTTGAAAGCTTTCAATTAATACATAACTAAAAAGGTCATCTTGAATATATTCATATTCGCTAATATCTAACTCTTTATTATTAAAGATAAGATAGAACAAGCTAATTCTTAAGTTTTGAATACTATTAAGATCTAATGAACCTTCCGCAGTTATGTTTTCGATTTCATGTAAAAGATTAGAAATTGTCCAAATTTCAAATTTACCCGCATACATTTCAGGATTTAATGAGTTTACAAAAAGGGTAGACTCCGAGATTATTTCATCAGTTTCACCGGAAAGAATCAGGGCTGAGAGCTTAATAATTTTCAACTGCAAGAGTATTGGAAGATTATTATTAGGGATAATCTCATTTTCTTTGAAAGAATTGAAGACGACTCTCTCAGCATAATTTATTAGATCTACAGCAATGGTTGGATCTCTTATATATTGAACTTGATATGTAGCTAATTCTTTTATAAGACTTGCAAAATAAAGTTCAGAATCAAGTCTGAAGCTTTCTTTTTCAAGATCATCCATATGAATTATGAACGTGTCGACTATGTTTTCTATTTCACCATTTTCATAGAGTTGAAATAGGATTTCTGGAAAAAATATTAGAAAATATTCAAATGTTCCTCTTTCTAATTCTGGATCAGTTAAATTTCTTAAATTTTTTGAGAAATTCACCAAATCATTAAAAAGTACCATGTTATTCGGGTTTTGGATCTTTGTTTCACAAAAAACTTTCAAAGTTTTTTCTTGATACAGATACTCAGTAGTAACTTGCGGAAAGAATTGATCAAGATATCCTTCATCACAAAAGTCTAAGGGTTCTTCTGCGAGGAAAGAGCCAGGAAAAAGCAATAAAATTAAAATAAGGTATCTCTTATTTTTTAGTGTCATGAAATACAAATCTTAATCATCATTAAGATAATCATAACAAATAAGTTTATCCGATGAATTGTGGTGGAGCCAGTCGGGATCGAACCGACGACCTCATCCGTGCAAGGGATGCGCTCTCCCAGCTGAGCTATGGCCCCACTTAGGGATGGGTAGATTAACAAAAACTTACTACTTAGTAAGTTTTTTTTTCAATTTAGAAAGGATTAGCCATCTCTTCGATGGAGTCATTTATTCTTTTGACAACATCTTTTTGGTCAAGATCTTTTGTGAGTTTATAGTGTGGATGGCTCAATGTCGCTAAGTCTTTTGCAACTTCAAGAGCTTTTGTCATGAGTTCTTCAGGCTCGACAACTTCATCTAGATACCCAGCATTCACAGAATCAGATATGGGGTAGGCTTCAGCGTTTAAGATTGCTCTATACCAATGATTCTTGAGAATCCTAGACTTTGAAATCTCTAAAATTGGAGTTGGAATCGACATACCATTTCGAGTTTCATTTGCTTGTACGATAAATTGACCCGATGCTCCAACTCTGTAATCAGCACAGCACAAAAGGAAAGCTCCTAAAGCGATTGCATGACCGCTAGACGCTGCTATGACAGGCCTTGGAAAGTTATAAATTCTAGACAAAAGCTTGAAACCAGCTTGTGTCATTTCGAGTGCAGCCTTTGGATCTCCTCCTGAAATAGTTTTTAAATCAAAACCAGCAGAAAATAAACCTTCTCGACCAGTAATTAATAAAGAGCCTTTGTCTTCAGGTACTGAATCTAGAAGAGAATTGATTGTATTACTCATGTTAGTTGAAAAAACATTAGCCTTTCCATCATCTAAAGTAATAATTGAAACATCTCCATCCTTCGTTAAAGTTGCTGTTTGATCCGTCATAGTTTTTCCTTTTAATTTGTCTGTGTTCGTATAATCTTATAAGTAGTCGAATAACTCAAATATTTAAATATGAAAATCTTTAAAAAACTTTCTAGATCAGTCAAAGGAAGAGTCGCAATCATTACAGGTGCTGGCAGTGGTATGGGCGAAGCAACAGCTAAAGTTTTTGCATCAGAGGGAGTTAAAGTTATTGCTACCGATGTAAATCAGGAGGAAGTCAATAGAGTTTCAACAGAAATAATAACAAGTGGCGGAGAATGTATGCCCCTTCTTTTAGACGTAACAGATTGTGCTTCAATAAATAAATGCATAGATGCCACCATCGAGACATATAAAACTATTGATTTCGTTATCAATAATGCAGGGATATCTTCTGTTACTGCGGTAGATGATGAAAATTTTGAAAATTATTGGGATGATACTTTAAATGTAGTTCTTACAGGTCAAGTAAGATTAATTAGAGCCTCACTTCCACATCTTCTTGAATCTGATAATGGAAGAATAGTAAACATATCTTCTACTGAAGGCTTTGGTGCATCACCATTTCATAGTCCTTACACTGCTGCCAAACATGGGGTGATTGGTTTAACTCGCTCTCTCGCTCTCGAATTAGGCCCAAAAGGGGTAACAGTAAATTGTGTTTGTCCTGGTCCTATCAATACAAACATGACCGCGGCTATAGATCCTAAAGACAAAGAAACCTATGCTAGAAGAAGAGTTGGTCTAAAAAGATATGGTGAACCTGAAGAGGTTGCACATGCTACTCTTAATCTATGCCTCCCCTCTTCATCCTATATTAATGGCGTTTATTTGCCTGTGGATGGTGGTCTTTCTATAAGACGGGCTTAAATACCCTTGAATTCAAAATCTTGTAGTAAATCGTAGATCTCTATCCTATCTATATCTTTTTTTCCTACTTCAGATCCCAGTACCTGCCACTTATTTTCACCAGGCAATAATTTTTCCCACTCAGGCAGCTCTTCTGAATTTGGATTTCCTGATTCAGCAAAATTTGTCCAATAAGAAAGCATAATATCTGATAGCTCTTGATTCTCTATAATGCCCAAGCCTCCGACTCCAAAGACATAGCTTATTTCGTAGGCATGGAAAGACCCTAATATTTCACCAGCCTTGCCTGAGGGTTTCTGATTAAAATGATAAAAATAAATATCTTCAGATCGTTCAGCCATAAATTTAGAGGCGAAGAAAGATGGTGCTCCAAACAAAGAGTCTCCCAATAATCTCTTGCTCGATTTGATCATCTCTTCTTTATCAGAGGCTGGATAGATAGAAAGAATTTTTTCAGCTTTTTCTTCAAATTTATCCAAAATCACCAGCTTATATTTTTCTACTGAATTAACCGGAGGTGCGACATCTGCCAAAGGACTTCCCCAGTAAAGCGCCGTCCCTTCATCCGCATTGGTCCCGATGATTGTTGGGACCTTATGATTTGCACCTTCTTCAAAACTCTTCATCACAGGGGCGAGAATGGTTTTATCATCCACATAAAATGAAGAAGAAAATCCAATTTTTCCCACCTCAATTATCTTATCTATAGGCAATTCTCTCATCAGCTTTAACTGATCATCATTATTTGGGATACCACAAAATTCTCCGAATCTTGATCCAAGATCTGCAGCAGAAAAGCCATTACTCGATTTATCAGATGAATGGAGGGCCATTCTTGAAAAACCACCACTTTGGACAATTGCTTTGTGAAAAAGACCTTTTGAGAGAGGAGATACTAAAAGTGCGGCAACTGAAAATCCTCCAGCAGATTCCCCGAATATTGTGATATTAGATGGATCACCACCAAAGTTTTCTATATTTTCCCTTACCCAATGCAAAGCCTTAATTTGATCCAGCAAGCCAAAATTAGTTTTAAACTCTTCTTCACTGTCATTTATTGATGGATGAGCAAAAAAACCTAATTCTCCTAATCTATAATTTATTGTTACAAGTATTTTTCCTTTCGAGAGTATTCCATCTGGTAAATAATTATCTCCCGATCCAAATCTTAAAGCACCGCCATGAATCCAAAACATAACTGGTAACTTTTCTTTAGGTGCTAAATCTCCTGAATATATATTCAGTCTTAAGCAATCTTCTGATTCTTGCGGCGGTTCCTCTTCAGGTATTTCAATTTCGTAAGCATTCGCAATTGAATCTCTAAATCCTCCCTCTCCTCTTCTAAATTGAGGACATTGTGGTCCAAAAGAACTGGCATCAAAATTTTCTACCCATGATTCAACATCCTGAGGAGCACGCCATCTATTATTACCTGATGTATCTGCTGCATAAGGTATGCCTCTGAAACTGTAGCCCTTAATTCCATTAAATTCTTCAATTAAACCTTCTACTGGTCCGCTTTTAGTTTCTACAACTGGTCTCACAAGCATTTCTCCCTATTACTTATAAAAGAGTTAACATATCACGAAATATGAAAAAGAAAATAATAATTGATACTGACCCAGCAATGGGAACAAAGGGTGGTGATCCTGAAGATTGTTTTGCAATTATGCTTGCGATGAATTCTCCTGAGCTTGAAATATTGGGCATCACAACCGTACAAGGGAATGTTCCTGTAGAGAGAGGTTTTAGCAATGCTAGCTATTTAGTTGAACAGCTTAGAAAAGATATACCTGTTCACACTGGAAAACCTGGAACATATAGTCAGGATAGAAATGAAAAAAGAAAATGGCTTGGCCAGAGGGAGGAAATGGAACAATTGACTCCAATATTACCAATTGAAAACGATAAGAAAGGTGCACCAGCCTTTATTGCTGAAACAGCAAAAGAAAATTCTGGTGATATTGAGCTTGTGACTATTGGCCCTCTAACTAACATCGCTCAAGCTTTAGACTTAGATCCTGAATTGCCAACTCACATAAATAAAATAACCATGATGGCCGGAGCATCAACTGTGCAAGGAAATGTTACGCCAGCTGCAGAGTTTAATGTATGGGCCGATCCTGAATCAGCCGCTCGAGTCTTTGGCTCTGGCATTCCAATTAGAATGGTTCCATTAGATGTCTGCCATAAAACTAGATTTGGTAGAGAACAGCTCAATTTAATTGGAGAAAATGAACATCCCTTTTGTCAATTTGTTCAGAAATCAGTAGATCCATGGTTAAAAATAAATCCAAATAAAGAAATAATTGATCAAGGACTTCATTTATATGACTCTTTGGCTGTTGCCCTCTCGTTTATGCCTGAAATAGCAGATTTCAAAAAGGCCTATGTATCTATAGAAACTAAAGGTGAATTTACTGATGGACAAACAGTTAGCGAATTTAATGAATCTATCATGGGACAGATCTTCAAACCGAAGCCCAACTCTGAAGTAGCTTTAGATTTAGATGTTGAAGCTTTTAATTCCCTATTTAAGGAAAGGGTAATAGATTTTTTGGTAGAACTATAATTTATCCAAACTTTAAGACTTCTTGAGTAGTTGGCATAGAAGCCGATGCACCTTTCTTTGTCACAGAAATAGCGGCAGCTTTATTAGCAAAAATAGCAGCCTCTGATAAATCTTGCTTCTCAAGTAGGGAACTAGCTAATGCTCCGATAAAACAATCTCCCGATCCAGTTGTATCGACGGCATCTACTTTATGACTCTCGATAAACTCATATTTATTATCTTGATGAATATAGACTCCTTTAGATCCAAGAGTTACGACTATAGATTGTTGATTATTTAAACCCATGGATTCGATACTCTCTTTGATAGAATCCAAGGAATCTATTTGAATTGATTGTTTTGTCAGAGACTCTAACTCAATTTCATTAACTACAAATAAATCAGTCTCAGAAAAAAGTGAATTACTTAATGTCAAAGCTGGTGCTACATTTAATATACGATAGCAATTTCTTTCTTTAGCCCTTAAGAATAGTTTCTCAATTTCTTTGGATTCAACTTCCATTTGAGAAATAAGGATATCTGTAGATGAAAGCACCTGATCACTCATCTGTTCGGATCGTGTATGAGAATTAGCTCCTGGGACAACTATTATTTGATTTTGAGAGGTACTTTCGACGACATTAATCAAAGCTACGCCAGATTCCCCATCATGACATTCCAATAATTCTGTATCAATATTTTCTGAGTCAAGTCTTTCTCTAAGTAGTTCGCCATAGAGATCATTGCCGACTTTTCCGACAAACGACACATTTGAACCAGTCCTTGAGGAAGCTACTGCTTGGTTGGCACCCTTACCTCCAAGAAATGTTTCAAAGTTTTTTCCAAAAATTGTTTCCCCGTCTTTGGGTTTGGCATAGCTATAAACCACTAAATCCATATTGATGCTGCCAAAGACTGCAATAGGATTTGTCATGAATTTAACTCAGGTCAGCTACAGAGGAAAATTTATCGACAAGCACACATGTTCGTTTGACTAAGCTATCTAGATCAAGTTCTCCAACTCCGGCAATCGCAGTTTGTACTCTTCCTTGCCACGGAGATGTCCATGATTCCGGTATTGCTCCTATATCTAAGCCTAGTAATCCTCCTACTGTTGCACCTGTGCAGTCAGTATCCCACCCACAACATATGGTTTCTCCGATTGCTTCATCAAATGAATCTTGAAATGATAAAAATGCCCACACTACTACTGCTAAATTATTTAAGCTATGAACGGGTGACATATCTCCATAATGTTGATGAAGATTAGAGGCAGGTTCATTTTTATATTTAATACCTACTTGAACGGCCTCATAAGCCAAGGAATCTTTTTCTATTAAATCTAATGCTGCTTTTACCGCCTCTTCTCTTGAAGAAGAAACTGGAACCAATGCACACAATGCAGCGATATAAGCTGAGGCCTCTACAGCACAGGACCTGTGCGATAGCATTGCATCTCTTCTTGCTAAGTCTGCAGCTAATTTTGGTTTTCCGGGTAACAACCATCCATACATATCAATCCGGATCTGAGCTCCTATCCAGTCGTTGTATTCTCCATCATTTATTTCCTCTAGATCAAAGCTGCGCGGGCCACCAAATTGATAGGCCATATTTGATTTTTCTATGAGCTTTAAATATGAATCTCTTTCTGCAGTAAATGTGGCTCCGACTGGCAATAAGTTAATCCATGATCTTGCAACATCATCTGTACTTAAATCTAAGCCATACTGCTCCATCATCATCAGGGCCAGAACGAGATAGGTAATGTCATCATCAACTTCAGCCCTTTCCATCATTCCTAAGCAACATCGTTTATTAGCACCCCTCAGTAATTCATGCTCCATATAGTTGACGTAGTTACGAAGAGGAAGTGATCCTGAATCCTGTAAAAAGGTATTTAATCCATGTGGGCCTTCTCTCATAGAAATCATTTCTACAGGTTTTCCTAATAAGCAACCCGATATTCTCCCCTGCCAAGCTGCTCTAATTCGTTCTTCATGCGTCATAATTTTTCCTCAATCAATCCAAGACTTCTTCTTTTATTTCATCAAAAACCATTTCTTCCTCAAACATTAAAGTCTTAATATCTTTCATTCTATCTACATAAAGTTTTCCAACTAAATGATCCAACTCATGCTGAAAAACCGTAGCTAGAAAATCTTCAGCCTCAATAGTTTTTGGTTCTGCATTTTCGTCTAAAAAATCTACTCTGATACTCCTCGGTCTTTCAACAAAACCTCTTAATCCAGGAACACTTAGGCAACCTTCCCAAAAACCTTGTTCAGTTTCATCCACCACAGAAACTTTTGGATTAAAGATGACATAAGGCTCACTATCCTCCATGTCTGGATATCTATCTGATTCTTCGGATAACTTTATTACAGCTAATTTTTTTAAAATGCCAATTTGAGGAGCTGCTAATCCAATTCCACCGGCAACTTCTAGAGAGTCCCACATGTCTTCAAGTAATAATTTTGTTTCTGGACTTTTGATTTCTTCAATAGTGAAATCTTCAGCCTCTTTTCTTAAAAGAGGGTTACCCATTTTTAATATTTCTTTAACGCTCATAAAAATCTACTTTACAAAGTATCTGAGAATAAATCTCATTAGTAATTTTATCTAGAATTTATGTTACTTTTTTTTTATGAATAATCCAAAAGTAGTTCAAAAGTTTCCTTACAAAGTTTCCGTCGAGTCTGAAAAAAATTACTGGTGGTGCAGTTGTGGAAAAAGTTCTAAACAACCTTTCTGCGATGGCTCTCACGAAGGAACTGAATTCTTACCATTGAAAGTAAAACTCGATGAAGAAAAGGATGTTTTTTTCTGCGGATGCAAGATGAGTAAAAATGGCGCTTTTTGTGACGGAACTCATAAAGATCTTTAAACTTATTCGGGATCAGCTATTTTAAGAAGTTGCTTGCCTTTATTTTGGCCTGTGTAAAGCCTCAATAAAGTATCAGGGGCATTCTCGATACCCTCCTGTATATCTTCTTGATAAATAATTTTTCCTTCTTGGACCCATTGCATCAATTCTCCAATTGCCTCAGGGAATCTATCCATATAATCCAGTACTATAAATCCCTCCATCCTAGCTCGCTGTATTAATAAAGCAGTATAGTTTGATGGTCCAGGAGCTGGAGTCTCATTATTGTAGCCTGAGATGGCACCACAAATCGCCACTCGAGCATTTTGGTTTATGCTCAATAGTGCGGTGTTTAGGAATTCTCCTCCAACATTATCAAAAATGACATCTATGCCTTCTGGACACAATTCAGGAATAACCTCCTCTAAATTTGCGGTTTTGTAATCTATTGCCGCATCGATTTTGACTTCCTCAGTTAGCCATTTACATTTCTCAACTCCGCCAGCAACACCTATAACACGACAGCCTTTTATTTTGGCAATTTGTGCAGCAATAGATCCTGTGGAACCCGCTGCTCCAGATATGAGAACAGTATCCCCTTCTTTAGGCTGTCCAACATCCAATAAACCAAAATATGCAGTGAGTCCTGTAATGCCAAAGACGCTTAAAGGTGCTGTGAGAGATGCTCCTTCTGGAATGACAGTAGCGTTTAAAATACCCTTTCCATCTGAAATGGCGTACTCTTGCCATCCAAAAGTGCCTTGAACTTTATCACCTACAGCATAATTAGGATGATTTGATTCAATAACTTGGCCTACAGAGCCAGCTCTCATTACCTCTCCAATTGCAACTGGTGGTACATAGCTTTTTCTATCTTCCATCCAACCTCTTTGAGGAGGATCAAAACTAAGATACAAGTTCTTAATAAGAAACTCTCCATCTTCAATATCTCTTACTTCCTCCTCTTCATAGGAAAAATTATGTTCCCCAACCATCCCGACTGGTCTGCTAGCTAAGGTCCACTTTCGGTTTCTTAAATTTTTCATATTACTCACTCAACATTGAAGACGTGTCTTAGCCCTCTGTTAAATAATGCTCCAGTGATGGTGAAGTGCGTCTCGTCTTCTAAAATCAAACCTTTTAACTTAAGGCTTGGATAATTTCTGCTATTGAGCTTTTCTATCATTTGCTCTGTATAGTCAGCAGTTCTAGCTTTGGAGAAGATCTCAACCATTACTGGATTCATTTTTTCTAGATAAGGTCCAATAACATCTTCTTCTGCTCCGGATGCCATGTATACAATAGCTTCCATATCCTCATTATTTTCAGCATAGCTTTCTTCAAGATCAAAAGTATTGGGATGGCTCCACTCTTGCCAAGGGCTACCAATCACATATCTCTTAAAGGCTTTTGGTTGATGAAACAAAGTGTAGAGTCCAAATAAACCACCCATAGAGTCTCCAATATATGTCGTGTCATCAGAAACATTAAATCTTTCTGAAACCCAATCCCTTAATTCAGTTGTTAAAAACTTCAGGAACTTATCCGCACCGCCTCCCTTTACTTCCCTGAGAGTCATTTGTTCCATTAATTTTTGATTTTCAATATCCTCAACAGGCGTGAATTCGCGAGTTCTATTAGTTACAAACTGCATGAAGTCTGGTTCATCACCTAGCTTGTATTGTATGCCTATGAAAAGAGCCGGCGGAATTTCTCCACCAAGGTATAACCCGTCGATCGTGTTGATGTAGCCTCCAGCTGAGAGATTACAATCTGTCCCATAAATTACTGGCAATGGACCGTCTCCAAATAAAGAAATAATATTGGGATCAGGCTGTTTTACTAGTATCTCGAAAGTTTCTCCAATTATCTCTGATTTAAGTTCATGTATCTCTACATCGTGAAATTCTAAATGTCTCATAATCTACCTCGGGTATCTAATCATGGGGTGAGCTGGGGGTGAATCTCCAATTTCTATCCTCTTAATAGTCTCAAATCCATGTCTTTCATAAAGGCTCATGTTCATGGGATTGGAAGATTCAAGATATGCAATTTTTCCTTGCTCATCTGCCTTTTTTAAAGATTCCTTGAGAATTAAAGAACCAATGCCCTGACCTTGTTTTGAAGGATCTAAACCTATAAAAGGTAAATACCAGTGATCTTCTTTAGGGTGACAATCATCAAATTCATCGAACATTTGTAAGGCACTTTCCAGCCTATTAGAGGGAATATCTTCAAGCGTTGGTCCGAGCACCTCGGGATCTAAATGGATTCCAGGAGGATGCCAAATTGCGCCTCCATAATAATTTTCATCAGTAAAAATAGAATCTGACTCTAGTGCAGGTTTAGAAAAGGCATCCATCCAAAACGCAAAATTCTTTAGAAATTTATGTGGATCGGGAAAAAACCATCTCAGTAAAGGATCAGCAGCAAACCCTAAAGTGATTGCACTTTTTACCTCTTCAACATTGGATGAATCTGCTTTTATAATTTTTGGCGTATCCATTCTCTTCTCCCCATATCTAATTCAAACTTACGATGAGTGTATATAATAAAACTATACCAATCCAGCCCACCCAGAATGTTCTCGCCAATTGCCTGAGTGGAGGAAGATCCATATATTTATCATCATCTCTATCCTTCGGTCTCTTTGCAAAGTCGTAAATAATGGCAACCCAAAACAAGAGAAATACGGAATATAAAATTACTGAATACAATCTCCTACCTCCCTAAACAGCTTCCCTTTTTATCATCCAAGTCCAGAGCAGCTAACATGGCATAATAGATATCAGTGTTATCAAGCGTTCCTGTGAAGTTTTCTGAGC is a window encoding:
- a CDS encoding GNAT family N-acetyltransferase translates to MDTPKIIKADSSNVEEVKSAITLGFAADPLLRWFFPDPHKFLKNFAFWMDAFSKPALESDSIFTDENYYGGAIWHPPGIHLDPEVLGPTLEDIPSNRLESALQMFDEFDDCHPKEDHWYLPFIGLDPSKQGQGIGSLILKESLKKADEQGKIAYLESSNPMNMSLYERHGFETIKRIEIGDSPPAHPMIRYPR
- a CDS encoding NADP-dependent oxidoreductase — protein: MKNLRNRKWTLASRPVGMVGEHNFSYEEEEVRDIEDGEFLIKNLYLSFDPPQRGWMEDRKSYVPPVAIGEVMRAGSVGQVIESNHPNYAVGDKVQGTFGWQEYAISDGKGILNATVIPEGASLTAPLSVFGITGLTAYFGLLDVGQPKEGDTVLISGAAGSTGSIAAQIAKIKGCRVIGVAGGVEKCKWLTEEVKIDAAIDYKTANLEEVIPELCPEGIDVIFDNVGGEFLNTALLSINQNARVAICGAISGYNNETPAPGPSNYTALLIQRARMEGFIVLDYMDRFPEAIGELMQWVQEGKIIYQEDIQEGIENAPDTLLRLYTGQNKGKQLLKIADPE
- a CDS encoding nucleoside hydrolase, which codes for MKKKIIIDTDPAMGTKGGDPEDCFAIMLAMNSPELEILGITTVQGNVPVERGFSNASYLVEQLRKDIPVHTGKPGTYSQDRNEKRKWLGQREEMEQLTPILPIENDKKGAPAFIAETAKENSGDIELVTIGPLTNIAQALDLDPELPTHINKITMMAGASTVQGNVTPAAEFNVWADPESAARVFGSGIPIRMVPLDVCHKTRFGREQLNLIGENEHPFCQFVQKSVDPWLKINPNKEIIDQGLHLYDSLAVALSFMPEIADFKKAYVSIETKGEFTDGQTVSEFNESIMGQIFKPKPNSEVALDLDVEAFNSLFKERVIDFLVEL
- a CDS encoding CDGSH iron-sulfur domain-containing protein codes for the protein MNNPKVVQKFPYKVSVESEKNYWWCSCGKSSKQPFCDGSHEGTEFLPLKVKLDEEKDVFFCGCKMSKNGAFCDGTHKDL
- a CDS encoding ribokinase codes for the protein MTNPIAVFGSINMDLVVYSYAKPKDGETIFGKNFETFLGGKGANQAVASSRTGSNVSFVGKVGNDLYGELLRERLDSENIDTELLECHDGESGVALINVVESTSQNQIIVVPGANSHTRSEQMSDQVLSSTDILISQMEVESKEIEKLFLRAKERNCYRILNVAPALTLSNSLFSETDLFVVNEIELESLTKQSIQIDSLDSIKESIESMGLNNQQSIVVTLGSKGVYIHQDNKYEFIESHKVDAVDTTGSGDCFIGALASSLLEKQDLSEAAIFANKAAAISVTKKGASASMPTTQEVLKFG
- a CDS encoding ADP-ribosylglycohydrolase family protein, whose protein sequence is MTHEERIRAAWQGRISGCLLGKPVEMISMREGPHGLNTFLQDSGSLPLRNYVNYMEHELLRGANKRCCLGMMERAEVDDDITYLVLALMMMEQYGLDLSTDDVARSWINLLPVGATFTAERDSYLKLIEKSNMAYQFGGPRSFDLEEINDGEYNDWIGAQIRIDMYGWLLPGKPKLAADLARRDAMLSHRSCAVEASAYIAALCALVPVSSSREEAVKAALDLIEKDSLAYEAVQVGIKYKNEPASNLHQHYGDMSPVHSLNNLAVVVWAFLSFQDSFDEAIGETICCGWDTDCTGATVGGLLGLDIGAIPESWTSPWQGRVQTAIAGVGELDLDSLVKRTCVLVDKFSSVADLS
- a CDS encoding alpha/beta hydrolase-fold protein gives rise to the protein MRHLEFHDVEIHELKSEIIGETFEILVKQPDPNIISLFGDGPLPVIYGTDCNLSAGGYINTIDGLYLGGEIPPALFIGIQYKLGDEPDFMQFVTNRTREFTPVEDIENQKLMEQMTLREVKGGGADKFLKFLTTELRDWVSERFNVSDDTTYIGDSMGGLFGLYTLFHQPKAFKRYVIGSPWQEWSHPNTFDLEESYAENNEDMEAIVYMASGAEEDVIGPYLEKMNPVMVEIFSKARTADYTEQMIEKLNSRNYPSLKLKGLILEDETHFTITGALFNRGLRHVFNVE
- the def gene encoding peptide deformylase, with amino-acid sequence MSVKEILKMGNPLLRKEAEDFTIEEIKSPETKLLLEDMWDSLEVAGGIGLAAPQIGILKKLAVIKLSEESDRYPDMEDSEPYVIFNPKVSVVDETEQGFWEGCLSVPGLRGFVERPRSIRVDFLDENAEPKTIEAEDFLATVFQHELDHLVGKLYVDRMKDIKTLMFEEEMVFDEIKEEVLD